A window of the Coprobacter fastidiosus genome harbors these coding sequences:
- the rplI gene encoding 50S ribosomal protein L9 encodes MQVILKEDILNLGYKDDVVTVKSGYGRNYLIPQGKAVIATPSALKMLAENMKQRAHKLEKIKNDAKELAAKLEGVSLTIGAKTSSTGKIFGSVNNIQIAEALEKAGYEVDRKVIFIKESVKEVGAYKAILKLHKEVSVEIPFEVVAE; translated from the coding sequence ATGCAAGTAATATTAAAAGAAGATATCTTAAATCTTGGGTATAAAGATGACGTAGTAACCGTTAAGAGCGGATACGGTCGCAATTATCTTATCCCTCAAGGTAAGGCTGTTATCGCTACTCCTTCTGCATTGAAGATGTTAGCTGAAAACATGAAGCAACGTGCTCATAAGCTTGAGAAAATCAAAAATGATGCTAAAGAGTTGGCAGCTAAATTGGAAGGAGTTTCTTTGACAATTGGTGCTAAGACCAGTTCTACAGGTAAAATTTTCGGTTCGGTTAACAATATTCAAATAGCTGAAGCTTTAGAAAAAGCCGGTTATGAGGTTGATCGTAAGGTTATCTTCATTAAAGAATCTGTAAAAGAAGTCGGTGCTTATAAAGCTATTTTGAAACTTCATAAAGAAGTAAGTGTCGAAATTCCGTTTGAAGTAGTTGCCGAATAA
- the rpsF gene encoding 30S ribosomal protein S6, translated as MNHYETVFILTPVLSDVQMKEAVEKFKAILVAEGAEIVNEENWGLRKLAYPIQKKSTGFYQLLEFNADPSVIAKLEINFRRDERVIRFLTFRMDKYAAEYAAKRRSVKSKEVKEN; from the coding sequence ATGAATCATTATGAAACCGTTTTCATTTTAACTCCCGTTTTATCTGATGTACAGATGAAGGAAGCGGTAGAAAAATTCAAAGCGATTTTGGTGGCAGAAGGTGCTGAAATCGTGAATGAAGAAAACTGGGGATTACGCAAATTGGCTTATCCGATCCAGAAAAAATCTACAGGCTTCTACCAATTGCTGGAGTTTAACGCAGATCCGTCTGTAATCGCAAAATTGGAAATTAATTTCCGTCGTGATGAACGTGTTATCCGTTTCTTGACTTTTAGAATGGATAAATATGCTGCAGAATATGCTGCAAAAAGAAGAAGTGTTAAATCTAAAGAAGTAAAGGAGAATTAA
- a CDS encoding MarR family winged helix-turn-helix transcriptional regulator, whose amino-acid sequence MMNLLSIDNEMLFALLSGKLSSAINRKLYRSFRKINIDITPEQWTVLYYLWSKDGVTQQELCNATFKDKPSMTRLIDNLEKQTLVTRSADKNDRRINIINLTEKGRNLEEMTQPIVATTMKAALNGLNEEEIETARILLNKVFNNVKISLGD is encoded by the coding sequence ATAATGAACCTTCTCTCTATCGACAACGAAATGTTATTCGCCTTGCTAAGCGGTAAACTATCATCAGCAATCAATCGAAAATTATACAGAAGTTTTCGAAAAATAAACATAGATATTACTCCGGAACAGTGGACTGTTCTTTATTATTTATGGTCAAAAGACGGTGTCACGCAACAGGAACTTTGCAATGCGACTTTCAAAGACAAACCAAGTATGACCCGCTTGATAGACAATCTTGAAAAACAAACTCTGGTAACTCGTTCGGCAGATAAAAACGACCGACGTATCAATATCATCAATCTTACAGAAAAAGGTCGAAATCTCGAAGAGATGACACAGCCCATAGTTGCAACAACGATGAAAGCTGCGCTGAACGGATTAAACGAGGAGGAAATAGAAACCGCTCGCATTTTGTTGAACAAAGTATTCAATAATGTGAAAATATCACTGGGAGACTAA
- a CDS encoding FtsB family cell division protein gives MKNIFSASWRFIKKHVTLMRILVISFLFIMIFVDENSFVQSFLYDQQIHGLKKEIQHYQGVIEESKTKLNELQSNEKNLEKFAREQYLMKKDNEDIYIITEEEQK, from the coding sequence ATGAAGAATATTTTTTCAGCATCATGGCGTTTCATAAAAAAGCATGTTACCTTAATGCGAATTTTGGTAATATCTTTTCTTTTCATCATGATCTTTGTAGACGAAAACAGTTTTGTTCAAAGTTTCCTTTATGACCAACAAATTCATGGTCTAAAAAAAGAAATACAACACTACCAGGGAGTTATCGAAGAAAGCAAAACAAAACTGAACGAACTGCAATCGAATGAAAAAAATCTGGAAAAATTTGCCCGGGAGCAATATTTAATGAAAAAAGATAATGAAGATATTTATATAATAACAGAAGAAGAACAAAAATGA
- a CDS encoding type III pantothenate kinase: MNLIIDQGNTTTKVALFCQDKLEYVMTVVKPDKRLVDTLLDKYRVTSCIYSSVVDVPFCFLDYLQERISRFCFLDADTPIPVKIEYGTPTTLGRDRIAGVVGAFYEKPDCDILIIDAGTAITYDLLLKRGVFIGGNIAPGIRMRLKALNHFTGKLPLIEKVGDFSLMGTDTETAIRAGVIQGVLFEMEGYIRELKAIYPDLLVFLTGGDAFLLAERLKTPIFVDKNIVLKGLNRILYYNAEK; encoded by the coding sequence GTGAATCTAATCATAGATCAGGGAAATACGACGACAAAAGTTGCTTTATTTTGTCAAGATAAGTTAGAATATGTAATGACTGTTGTAAAGCCGGATAAGCGGCTTGTTGATACTTTGCTTGATAAATATCGGGTTACGTCGTGTATTTATTCTTCAGTGGTTGATGTCCCTTTTTGTTTTTTGGACTATCTGCAGGAAAGAATATCCCGGTTTTGTTTTTTAGATGCAGACACTCCTATACCTGTAAAAATCGAATACGGGACACCGACGACATTGGGACGGGACAGGATTGCAGGGGTGGTAGGCGCTTTTTATGAAAAACCGGATTGCGATATATTGATAATCGATGCCGGTACGGCGATTACATATGATTTATTGCTGAAACGAGGAGTGTTTATCGGAGGAAATATTGCTCCGGGTATCAGGATGCGGTTGAAAGCATTGAATCATTTTACCGGAAAACTGCCTTTGATTGAGAAAGTCGGAGATTTTTCGCTTATGGGTACGGATACGGAGACTGCGATACGTGCTGGAGTAATACAGGGAGTTTTATTTGAAATGGAAGGTTATATAAGGGAGCTGAAGGCTATATATCCGGATCTTTTGGTTTTTTTAACGGGCGGCGATGCTTTTTTATTGGCTGAAAGATTAAAAACTCCCATATTTGTGGATAAAAATATTGTATTAAAAGGGTTAAACAGAATACTTTATTATAATGCTGAAAAATAA
- the rpsR gene encoding 30S ribosomal protein S18 translates to MAQQNQSEIRYLTPPSVDIKKKKYCRFKKSGIKYIDYKDPEFLKKFLNEQGKILPRRITGTSLKFQRRIAQAVKRARHLALLPYVTDMMK, encoded by the coding sequence ATGGCACAACAAAATCAATCTGAGATCAGATATTTGACTCCTCCCTCAGTGGATATTAAGAAGAAAAAATATTGTCGTTTCAAAAAAAGCGGTATCAAATATATAGATTATAAAGATCCCGAATTCTTGAAAAAGTTCCTGAACGAACAAGGTAAAATTTTACCTCGTCGTATAACCGGTACCTCGTTGAAGTTCCAACGCCGTATTGCTCAGGCTGTAAAGAGAGCACGTCATCTGGCGTTACTTCCTTATGTGACAGACATGATGAAATAA